The following are encoded together in the Tripterygium wilfordii isolate XIE 37 chromosome 3, ASM1340144v1, whole genome shotgun sequence genome:
- the LOC119986090 gene encoding putative GEM-like protein 8: MKNSVQEQVLGIPITSGSYQVVMSPRGRGYLTGSDGQYSLSFPLNGSSACKKRKVNSVLRNMNKLGKKADTFAAGIREHVRLGQKITETVKGKLSLGAKILQLGGMGRIFRRLFNVGEGEKLLKASQCYLSTTAGPIAGLLFISTEKIAFCSERSMEFSSPNGESVRVHYKVLIPILKIKGINQSENMKNPSQKYIDIVTVDNFDFWFMGFLNYKKTFKYLQLAVFRTLDDVRVTC, from the exons ATGAAGAATTCAGTCCAAGAACAAGTCCTTGGAATTCCAATCACCTCTGGTTCATATCAAGTTGTTATGTCACCCAGAGGCAGAGGCTACTTAACTGGATCTGATGGCCAGTACAGCCTTTCATTTCCATTGAATGGATCTTCTGCTTGCAAGAAAA GAAAAGTAAATTCTGTGCTAAGAAATATGAACAAGCTAGGGAAGAAAGCAGACACTTTTGCAGCCGGAATCCGAGAGCACG TGAGACTGGGACAAAAGATTACCGAAACGGTGAAAGGGAAGTTGAGTTTGGGGGCTAAAATTCTTCAACTAGGAGGCATGGGAAGGATCTTCAGACGGTTATTTAACGTCGGAGAAGGAGAGAAGTTGTTGAAGGCTTCCCAATGCTATTTGTCAACAACAGCAGGTCCTATTGCAGGCCTCCTTTTTATTTCCACAGAAAAGATTGCCTTTTGCAGTGAGAGATCAATGGAATTCTCTTCTCCAAATGGAGAATCTGTTCGAGTCCATTACAAG GTCTTGATTCCAATTCTAAAGATCAAGGGAATTAACCAGAGCGAGAACATGAAGAATCCATCACAAAAGTACATAGATATAGTTACTGTAGATAATTTTGACTTCTGGTTTATGGGTTTCTTGAACTATAAGAAAACCTTCAAGTATcttcaactggcagttttcaGAACCCTAGATGATGTACGAGTCACTTGCTAG
- the LOC119995683 gene encoding GEM-like protein 7 — protein sequence MKNSIQEEIIRIPVISATTYQVVKSPKLCSGYLPGPDGSSTLKQRKIHYLLRSVNKLGKKADSLAAGVREHMRLTPKIIETLKGKLSWGAKTLQVGGMEKIFGKLFNVKDGEKLLKASQCYLSTTAGPIAGILFISTDKIAFSSERLIKFSTPNGESTRLHYKVLIPVSKIKGIDQGENMKNPSQKYIEGVTVDEFDFWFMGFFNYKKTFKHLQHAIPKTLDDLQVTC from the exons ATGAAGAATTCAATTCAGGAAGAAATTATCAGAATTCCAGTCATCTCAGCAACAACATACCAGGTTGTTAAGTCACCCAAATTATGCAGTGGCTACTTGCCTGGACCTGATGGTTCTTCTACACTCAAGCAaa GAAAAATACATTATCTGCTTAGAAGTGTGAACAAACTAGGGAAGAAAGCAGACAGTTTGGCTGCTGGAGTCCGAGAGCACA TGAGACTGACACCAAAGATCATAGAAACATTGAAAGGAAAGTTGAGTTGGGGGGCTAAAACTCTTCAAGTAGGAGGCATGGAGAAGATTTTTGGAAAGTTATTTAATGTCAAAGATGGTGAGAAACTGTTGAAGGCTTCCCAATGCTATTTATCAACAACAGCAGGTCCTATTGCAGGCATCCTCTTTatctccacagacaagattgCTTTTTCTAGTGAGAGATTGATCAAATTCTCTACTCCGAACGGAGAATCTACCAGACTCCATTACAAG GTCCTGATTCCAGTTTCAAAGATCAAGGGAATCGACCAGGGTGAGAATATGAAGAATCCATCACAAAAATACATAGAAGGAGTTACTGTCGATGAGTTTGATTTCTGGTTTATGGGTTTCTTTAACTACAAGAAAACATTCAAGCATCTTCAGCATGCAATCCCAAAAACCCTAGATGACTTACAAGTCACTTGCTAG
- the LOC119986180 gene encoding F-box/LRR-repeat protein 2-like, whose product MVDNSSTPPMSVSINETLTDDELRWILSKLDKRDGGVFALVCKRWLHLQSTEQKKLALRAGPHMLHRMAARFSQVVELDYSNSSARSFYPGVTDSDLAVVANSFKCLRVLKLQDCRAITDRGMASIGDGLSCLQSLDVTNCRKLTDRGFSAVAKGCHDLRSMHLGGCKLVTDGMLLALSKNCPNLEELGLQGCSNLTDDGLTCLVSGCRRITFLDINKCGKVGNIGISTVSEACSSFLRTLKLLDCYKVGDESILSLARFCINLETLIIGGCRDISDDSIKSLAAACKNSLKILRMDWCVNISNASLSCILTQCNKLEALDIGSCEEVTDAAFQGLDNCETKLSLRLLKVSNCPKITITGISTLLGKCNSLEYLDVRSCPHITKAGFDEAGLQFPNCCKVKFTGSLSEPDVIV is encoded by the exons atggtTGATAATTCCTCCACTCCTCCAATGTCAGTCTCGATAAACGAGACGTTAACGGACGATGAGCTTAGATGGATCCTTTCAAAGCTAGATAAGAGGGACGGTGGGGTTTTTGCGCTGGTCTGTAAGAGATGGCTTCACCTACAGAGCACCGAGCAGAAGAAACTTGCCCTCCGCGCTGGGCCTCACATGCTCCACAGAATGGCGGCCAGATTCTCGCAGGTTGTCGAATTGGATTATTCCAATTCATCGGCCAGGTCCTTCTATCCCGGTGTTACCGACTCTGATCTTGCTGTTGTTGCCAATAGCTTCAAGTGCTTGAGAGTCCTCAAGTTGCAGGATTGTCGAG CTATAACTGACAGAGGAATGGCATCAATTGGGGATGGTCTTTCTTGTTTGCAATCGTTGGATGTAACCAATTGTAGAAAGCTGACTGACAGAGGTTTTTCGGCTGTTGCTAAAGGCTGTCATGACCTGCGAAGCATGCATCTTGGTGGTTGCAAACTTGTTACTGATGGAATGTTATTAGCTCTTTCTAAGAACTGTCCTAACCTTGAAGAGTTGGGCCTGCAGGGATGCTCTAATTTAACAGATGATGGTCTCACCTGCCTGGTAAGTGGGTGTCGACGGATAACGTTTCTAGACATTAATAAATGCGGCAAAGTTGGCAATATTGGGATTTCTACTGTTTCCGAGGCATGTTCATCTTTTCTCAGAACATTGAAGCTGTTGGACTGTTACAAAGTTGGAGACGAATCTATATTATCCTTAGCTAGATTCTGTATAAATCTTGAAACGCTAATAATTGGTGGCTGCCGGGACATCTCTGATGATTCTATCAAATCTTTAGCAGCTGCCTGTAAAAATAGTTTGAAGATCTTGCGGATGGATTGGTGTGTAAATATTTCTAATGCTTCCTTGAGCTGCATTCTCACTCAGTGCAACAAGCTGGAGGCTCTTGATATTGGTTCCTGTGAAGAGGTAACAGATGCTGCTTTCCAGGGTTTAGACAATTGtgaaaccaagttaagtttaaggCTTTTGAAGGTCAGCAACTGCCCAAAGATTACAATTACTGGAATCAGCACGCTCTTGGGAAAATGCAATTCCCTGGAGTACCTTGACGTGAGGTCCTGTCCACATATAACAAAGGCAGGCTTTGATGAGGCTGGATTACAGTTTCCTAACTGTTGCAAAGTGAAATTCACCGGAAGTTTATCCGAGCCAGATGTTATTGTTTGA
- the LOC119987882 gene encoding transmembrane protein 53-like, producing the protein MYNMGSLSGILQRPFAAAALVATVSVSTEFSNKLPSIRSSDSCSSLEQIETHVSLAQELKSSWVSHISVSKLANLSYIGRIRIPVPNVHLPVSDLSHKFATGTSGSFASPVLLDSYQSAKLPQASKPTASTKAISSSPPDVLYRWHFPDPNAIDVSGTSNSPSVKSKTVVVLLGWLGAKQKHLKRFAEWYTSMGYHAITFTFPMSEVLSYQVGGKAEHNVEMLANHLAGWLEEEHGNNLVFHTFSNTGWLTYGVILEKFQKQDPSLMGNIRGCIVDSAPVARPDPQVWASGFSAAFLKKNSVATKGFGNSMPSDAEELVGGHKPAVAESTLLLVLEKFFEVVLNIPKVNRRLSDVVGLLSSGQPKCPQLYIYSSADRVIPAGSVESFIEEQRKSGREVRACNFVSTPHVDHFRNDPNLYTSQLNHFLEDCMLAESNC; encoded by the exons ATGTACAATATGGGTTCCTTGTCTGGAATCCTTCAACGACCTTTCGCTGCTGCTGCTCTTGTTGCTACGGTTTCTGTTTCTACTGAATTTTCCAATAAGTTGCCATCTATTAGATCATCAGACAGTTGTTCCTCCTTAGAACAAATTGAAACTCATGTATCTTTAGCACAAGAATTAAAGTCTTCGTGGGTTTCACATATATCAGTTTCCAAGCTTGCAAATTTGTCATACATAGGGCGGATACGAATCCCTGTACCTAATGTTCATTTGCCTGTTTCTGACCTTAGCCACAAGTTTGCTACTGGTACAAGTGGTTCTTTTGCTTCTCCTGTACTTCTTGATTCTTATCAGTCTGCCAAATTGCCCCAAGCATCAAAGCCAACTGCATCAACGAAAGCCATCTCTAGTTCACCACCTGATGTGTTGTATAGGTGGCATTTTCCAGATCCAAATGCAATTGATGTTTCTGGGACTTCCAACTCTCCATCCGTGAAATCCAAGACTGTGGTGGTGTTGCTAGGATGGTTGGGagcaaaacaaaaacatttaaaaagaTTTGCAGAGTGGTATACTTCAATGGGGTATCATGCTATTACCTTTACTTTTCCAATGAGTGAGGTTCTGAGTTATCAAGTTGGCGGCAAAGCTGAACATAATGTAGAAATGCTTGCTAACCATCTTGCTGGTTGGTTGGAAGAAGAACATGGAAATAACTTGGTTTTTCACACTTTTAGCAACACTGGATGGTTAAC ATATGGAGTCATCCTGGAGAAGTTTCAGAAACAGGATCCGTCTTTAATGGGCAATATCAGGGGTTGTATTGTGGACTCTGCACCTGTTGCACGACCTGACCCTCAG GTCTGGGCCTCTGGTTTCTCTGCAGCTTTCCTGAAGAAGAATAGTGTTGCTACCAAAGGATTTGGAAATTCAATGCCATCAGATGCAGAGGAATTAGTTGGTGGTCACAAACCTGCAGTAGCAGAATCCACTTTGCTGTTGGTTTTGGAAAAGTTCTTTGAGGTGGTTTTAAATATTCCTAAAGTGAACAG gaGGCTTTCTGATGTGGTGGGCTTGTTGTCTTCCGGACAGCCGAAATGCCCGCAGTTGTATATATACAGCTCCGCCGACAGAGTTATCCCGGCCGGATCAGTGGAGTCGTTCATCGAAGAACAGCGAAAGTCGGGGCGTGAGGTCAGGGCGTGCAACTTTGTCTCCACGCCTCATGTTGATCATTTCAGAAATGACCCAAATCTCTATACTTCTCAGCTCAACCATTTTTTAGAAGATTGTATGCTTGCTGAAAGCAATTGTTAA
- the LOC119988078 gene encoding FAD synthetase 2, chloroplastic-like, translating to MLADGGSRMSHRLLECSYHPHQYHYLGFGFGLGFCGSKFVQISSSLTVKAPSGAIIGENHHHCRLHQRMVSSSSLQSKSPEDTPILSDCFSQREDDHEVPSEGLSPVAGGVVALGKFDALHIGHRELAIQASKVGVPYLLSLVGMAEVLGWEPRAPVVAKCDRKRVLSSWAPYCVNNVAPDEFRIEFSSVRHLTPRQFVEKLSKELEVCGVVAGENYRFGYKAAGDASELVRLCEEYGMDAYIINSVMDKNQDLRSMNLSDLKERGQVSSTRVRHALDSGDMKYVSELLGRPHRILLAANDHYGFRTYNERSVLVSKCCLLNLPPKDGFYEDCSLLLGDEKSVPCRLCIYETHIHLEAGEEDILDHYNIQDFRSLGIEFGYES from the exons ATGTTGGCGGACGGTGGCTCTCGTATGTCCCATCGCTTACTGGAGTGTAGTTATCATCCCCATCAGTATCACTACCTTGGATTCGGGTTCGGGCTAGGGTTTTGCGGCTCCAAATTCGTTCAGATTTCCTCTTCTCTCACGGTGAAAGCTCCCTCCGGAGCGATTATTGGTGAAAATCACCACCATTGTCGACTGCATCAGAGAATGGTTTCTTCTTCGAGCTTACAGTCAAAATCGCCCGAAGATACTCCAATTCTCTCTGATTGTTTCAG CCAACGAGAAGATGACCATGAAGTTCCTTCCGAAGGATTGTCCCCAGTGGCAG GAGGCGTAGTAGCATTAGGAAAGTTTGACGCTCTTCACATTGGCCATCGAGAACTAGCCATTCAAGCATCAAAGGTTGGAGTTCCATATCTTCTATCTTTAGTTGGAATGGCAGAAGTACTTGGTTGGGAGCCGAG GGCTCCTGTAGTAGCCAAGTGTGATAGGAAGCGTGTGCTTTCCTCTTGGGCCCCATACTGCGTTAATAATGTAGCCCCAGATGAATTCCGAATCGAATTTTCAAGCGTTCGACATCTCACTCCACGGCAATTTGTTGAGAAGTTGTCAAAGGAGCTTGAAGTGTGTGGGGTCGTGGCAG GTGAAAACTACCGGTTTGGATACAAAGCTGCTGGTGATGCATCTGAACTTGTTAGGCTGTGTGAGGAGTATGGTATGGACGCTTACATTATAAACTCCGTCATGGACAAAAATCAAGACCTAAGAAGCATGAACTTAAGTGATCTAAAAGAGAGAGGACAAGTCTCATCTACCCGAGTTCGCCATGCTCTAGACAGCGGTGATATGAAGTATGTGTCAGAACTTTTAGGTCGCCCCCATCGTATCCTATTGGCAGCAAATGACCATTATGGATTTAGGACTTACAATGAGAGAAGTGTATTGGTTTCAAAATGTTGTTTATTAAATCTACCTCCAAAGGATGGGTTTTATGAGGACTGTTCTCTTTTATTAGGTGATGAGAAGTCAGTACCATGTAGATTGTGCATCTATGAGACACATATCCATTTAGAAGCGGGTGAGGAAGATATTCTTGATCATTATAATATTCAGGATTTTCGGTCGTTGGGTATTGAATTTGGCTATGAGAGTTGA